One window of the Benincasa hispida cultivar B227 chromosome 3, ASM972705v1, whole genome shotgun sequence genome contains the following:
- the LOC120073016 gene encoding EVI5-like protein isoform X1: MERKTIDDFEPGPLPSPKQLDRFGFLKQEHNSSSDALIKNRSTHVNEREERRVRKWRKMIGVGGSDWKHYVRRKPHVVKRRIRKGIPDCLRGLVWQLISGSRDLLLMNPGVYEQLVIYETSASELDIIRDISRTFPSHVFFQQRHGPGQRSLYNVLKAYSVFDRNVGYVQGMGFLAGLLLLYMSEEDAFWLLVALLKGAVHAPMEGLYLAGLPLVQQYLFQFDNLVREQLPKLGEHFTREMINPSMYASQWFITVFSYSFPFHLALRIWDVFLYEGVTIVFKVGLALLKYCHDDLVKLPFEKLIHALRNFPEDAMDPDTLLPMAYSIKVSKQLEESKQLYESKHGKDIQDEADTSGKQEQLQ, translated from the exons ATGGAAAGGAAAACAATAGATGACTTTGAACCAGGTCCACTTCCTTCGCCCAAGCAATTAGACAGGTTTGGATTCTTAAAACAGGAACACAATAGTTCTTCAGATGCTTTAATCAAGAACAGATCCACCCATGTAAACGAGAG GGAGGAAAGGAGAGTTAGAAAATGGAGGAAGATGATTGGAGTTGGAGGGAGTGACTGGAAGCATTATGTTAGGAGAAAACCTCATGTTGTTAAAAGGCGTATAAGGAAAGGTATTCCCGATTGTTTAAGGGGTCTTGTTTGGCAGTTGATTTCTGGAAGTCGAGACTTACTGTTGATGAATCCTGGAGTTTATGAG CAATTGGTAATATATGAGACATCAGCCTCTGAATTGGATATCATTCGAGATATCTCTCGTACCTTTCCTTCTCATGTCTTCTTCCAACAGAGACATGGACCTGGTCAAAGATCTCTCTACAATGTTTTAAAGGCATATTCGGTTTTTGATCGGAATGTTGGATATGTTCAG GGGATGGGATTTTTAGCTGGTTTGTTGCTTCTCTATATGAGTGAAGAGGATGCATTCTGGCTGTTGGTCGCATTACTTAAAGGTGCAGTTCATGCTCCAATGGAAGGATTGTATCTG GCGGGGCTTCCTCTAGTGCAGCAGTAcctatttcaatttgataatCTTGTGAGAGAGCAGCTGCCTAAGCTTGGAGAGCATTTTACACGGGAAATGATAAATCCTAGCATGTATGCGAGCCAATGGTTTATTACCGTTTTCTCTTACTCTTTTCCCTTCCATTTGGCTCTACGAATTTGGGATGTCTTTCTTTATGAG GGTGTTACGATTGTCTTTAAAGTCGGTTTGGCTCTTCTAAAGTACTGCCACGATGACTTG GTAAAGTTGCCATTTGAAAAACTCATACACGCTTTGCGAAACTTCCCGGAGGATGCAATGGATCCAGATACATTATTGCCCATGGCTTACTCAATTAAA GTATCGAAGCAGCTGGAGGAATCGAAACAACTGTATGAGTCGAAGCATGGGAAGGATATTCAGGATGAAGCTGATACAAGTGGGAAACAAGAACAGCTGCAGTGA
- the LOC120073016 gene encoding EVI5-like protein isoform X2 translates to MERKTIDDFEPGPLPSPKQLDRFGFLKQEHNSSSDALIKNRSTHVNEREERRVRKWRKMIGVGGSDWKHYVRRKPHVVKRRIRKGIPDCLRGLVWQLISGSRDLLLMNPGVYEQLVIYETSASELDIIRDISRTFPSHVFFQQRHGPGQRSLYNVLKAYSVFDRNVGYVQGMGFLAGLLLLYMSEEDAFWLLVALLKGAVHAPMEGLYLAGLPLVQQYLFQFDNLVREQLPKLGEHFTREMINPSMYASQWFITVFSYSFPFHLALRIWDVFLYEGVTIVFKVGLALLKYCHDDLVKLPFEKLIHALRNFPEDAMDPDTLLPMAYSIKVHSFLSTSPLPQAPLGKQ, encoded by the exons ATGGAAAGGAAAACAATAGATGACTTTGAACCAGGTCCACTTCCTTCGCCCAAGCAATTAGACAGGTTTGGATTCTTAAAACAGGAACACAATAGTTCTTCAGATGCTTTAATCAAGAACAGATCCACCCATGTAAACGAGAG GGAGGAAAGGAGAGTTAGAAAATGGAGGAAGATGATTGGAGTTGGAGGGAGTGACTGGAAGCATTATGTTAGGAGAAAACCTCATGTTGTTAAAAGGCGTATAAGGAAAGGTATTCCCGATTGTTTAAGGGGTCTTGTTTGGCAGTTGATTTCTGGAAGTCGAGACTTACTGTTGATGAATCCTGGAGTTTATGAG CAATTGGTAATATATGAGACATCAGCCTCTGAATTGGATATCATTCGAGATATCTCTCGTACCTTTCCTTCTCATGTCTTCTTCCAACAGAGACATGGACCTGGTCAAAGATCTCTCTACAATGTTTTAAAGGCATATTCGGTTTTTGATCGGAATGTTGGATATGTTCAG GGGATGGGATTTTTAGCTGGTTTGTTGCTTCTCTATATGAGTGAAGAGGATGCATTCTGGCTGTTGGTCGCATTACTTAAAGGTGCAGTTCATGCTCCAATGGAAGGATTGTATCTG GCGGGGCTTCCTCTAGTGCAGCAGTAcctatttcaatttgataatCTTGTGAGAGAGCAGCTGCCTAAGCTTGGAGAGCATTTTACACGGGAAATGATAAATCCTAGCATGTATGCGAGCCAATGGTTTATTACCGTTTTCTCTTACTCTTTTCCCTTCCATTTGGCTCTACGAATTTGGGATGTCTTTCTTTATGAG GGTGTTACGATTGTCTTTAAAGTCGGTTTGGCTCTTCTAAAGTACTGCCACGATGACTTG GTAAAGTTGCCATTTGAAAAACTCATACACGCTTTGCGAAACTTCCCGGAGGATGCAATGGATCCAGATACATTATTGCCCATGGCTTACTCAATTAAAGTACATTCCTTTCTATCTACCTCCCCCCTCCCCCAAGCCCCCCTTGGCAAACAATGA
- the LOC120073017 gene encoding aquaporin PIP2-2-like encodes MAKDSDTGGFAAKDYHDPPPAPFIDPNEFTQWSFYRAIIAEFIATLLFLYVTVLTVIGYSSQSDIKNGGQICGGVGILGIAWAFGGMIFVLVYCTAGISGGHINPAVTFGLLLARKVSFVRAVLYMVAQCLGAICGCALVKSFQKGLYNRYGGGANSLADGYSTGTGLAAEIIGTFVLVYTVFSATDPKRNARDSHVPVLAPLPIGFAVFMVHLATIPVTGTGINPARSFGAAVVLNQSKPWNDHWIFWVGPFVGAAIAAFYHQFILRAGAVKALGSFRSTHSV; translated from the exons ATGGCCAAGGACTCTGATACCGGAGGCTTCGCCGCCAAGGACTACCACGACCCTCCACCGGCCCCTTTCATCGACCCCAATGAGTTCACTCAGTGGTCGTTTTACAGAGCCATCATCGCCGAGTTCATCGCCACTCTCCTCTTCTTGTACGTCACTGTTCTCACTGTCATTGGCTACAGTAGCCAGTCCGACATTAAAAACGGCGGCCAAATCTGCGGCGGTGTCGGCATTCTCGGTATCGCTTGGGCCTTCGGTGGAATGATCTTCGTTCTTGTCTACTGTACCGCTGGAATTTCCG GTGGGCATATCAATCCGGCGGTGACATTTGGGCTGCTTTTGGCTCGGAAAGTGTCCTTTGTGAGAGCTGTTTTGTATATGGTTGCTCAATGTCTTGGTGCCATTTGTGGATGTGCTTTGGTTAAATCGTTTCAAAAGGGTCTTTACAATCGCTACGGCGGTGGAGCAAATTCTCTCGCCGACGGTTACAGCACCGGCACTGGCTTAGCCGCTGAGATCATCGGAACTTTCGTTCTTGTCTACACTGTCTTCTCTGCTACAGATCCCAAGAGAAACGCTAGAGATTCTCACGTTCCT GTTCTAGCTCCACTGCCAATTGGGTTTGCTGTATTTATGGTTCATCTAGCCACCATTCCGGTCACCGGCACCGGCATTAACCCGGCTCGAAGCTTTGGTGCTGCAGTTGTACTCAACCAGAGCAAGCCATGGAATGACCAT TGGATTTTCTGGGTTGGACCTTTCGTTGGAGCTGCAATTGCTGCATTTTATCATCAATTCATATTGAGAGCTGGAGCTGTTAAAGCATTGGGATCTTTCAGGAGTACTCATAGTGTTTGA